Proteins encoded in a region of the Procambarus clarkii isolate CNS0578487 unplaced genomic scaffold, FALCON_Pclarkii_2.0 HiC_scaffold_157, whole genome shotgun sequence genome:
- the LOC138361058 gene encoding uncharacterized protein has product MIKVGACTFAETARDLERRFQKWIEAAGVGSYADLKQLMVMEKFLEMMHPETRFKIQEAGIKEVKDAADRAGMITEAYKSLRENRVRSEARRSNGRSNGVWGGRNYERPRRVWGEKNFDKWADKSKYPKTQKSRSRTSSESEDGGARRETNRYPGNQESSKARQSTSSTSGPRNSNTSGQSQSYSGTYRRDFSQMRCYNCNGLGHVMRDCRQGKRVVTLAMCDPRGKYTNVFRDKPQRANLVNERYRPFMSKGWISIGGQPEVEVGILRDTGANQSLITRSLIGNDRRLAGRSKMRVYGLLSESDMPVCTVQLRSEYVSAEVMLGVCPDIPVPGVQVILGNDLCGTKVLPRVVAETVPEECPEGHCTGGTPESVNLTDIRGDESGDRQAIENPVSVVMKAEVADEGDAGEDETVSIQPVENIDVDIAWLFDEGPAQENEVSVRSKVKMTQPKKNHVKRADLSRAQTAEIKSRKVNATVLSRNEEGCGHTEDESRASSCPRAQRHLGSRVKLFEMSGVDMFHRKREEKIVKKSSNRESERRRDSMCGEMFASTLGEAKRHVWSSAVGCNTVPEETFRERRRVEGEEMELHRGEKWGKRKMIQAWRNRRKPRTRWRSNRMRSWINEETKGRIVGEDEGVKYDDRRRKYTGSRWKYEDDRGGTDSRCLTLDEKRRRRGNGGWRQ; this is encoded by the coding sequence atgatcaaagttggagcatgtacatttgctgagacagcaagagatctggaaagacgattccagaagtggattgaggctgctggagttggatcttacgctgacctgaagcaactgatggtcatggagaagttcttggagatgatgcatcccgaaacaaggttcaagatccaagaagcagggataaaggaggtgaaagatgccgcagatagggcgggtatgattactgaagcgtacaagagcttaagggagaacagagtgagaagcgaggcgagacgcagcaatggcagatccaatggagtctggggaggaagaaattatgaaagacccagaagagtctggggtgagaaaaattttgataaatgggcagataaaagtaaataccctaaaactcagaagagtaggtcgcgcacttcgtctgaaagtgaagatggaggagccagacgagaaactaatcgttatccaggaaatcaagagtccagtaaagctcgacagagtacgagtagtacgtctggcccgaggaactccaatacgagtggacagagtcagagctactctggtacatatagaagagacttttcccagatgagatgttacaattgtaacggattgggtcacgtgatgcgagattgtagacagggcaagagagttgtgaccctggccatgtgtgacccccgaggtaaatatactaatgtgttccgagacaaaccacagagagcgaacttagtgaacgagaggtataggccgttcatgagcaaaggttggatcagtataggaggccaacctgaggtagaagttggtatcttaagagataccggagctaatcagagcttgattacgagaagcctgattgggaatgatcgacggttagctggcaggagtaagatgagagtatatgggttattgtctgagagtgacatgcccgtatgtactgtccagctaaggtcggaatatgtgtcggcggaggtgatgttgggagtgtgccccgacatacctgttccaggagtccaagtgatcctggggaatgacttgtgcgggacaaaggtgttgccgagagtcgtagcggagactgtgccagaggagtgcccagaaggccactgcacgggtgggacacctgagagtgtgaacctgactgacatccgaggagatgagtcaggagaccgccaagccattgaaaaccctgtctcggtagtgatgaaggcagaggtagcCGACGAGGGAGACgccggagaagatgagacagtgtcgattcagccggtggaaaatatcgacgtagatatagcgtggctgtttgatgaaggtccagcccaggagaatgaagtctcggtgaggtcgaaagtgaagatgacccagccgaagaagaatcatgtgaagagagcggacctgagtagagcccagactgctgaaattaagagtcggaaggtgaatgcaactgtgctgagtaggaatgaggaaggatgtggacatacagaggacgagagtagagcgtcaagttgtccacgagcacagaggcatttgggtagtagagttaagttgtttgagatgtcaggagttgacatgtttcacagaaaacgtgaagaaaagatagtgaagaagagtagtaaccgagaaagtgaaaggagaagagacagtatgtgtggagagatgtttgcgagcactttgggagaggcaaagcgacatgtatggtcgagtgctgttggatgtaatacagtgcccgaagaaacttttagggaacgaagaagagttgaaggagaagaaatggagttgcatagaggtgaaaagtgggggaagaggaagatgatacaagcatggaggaatagaagaaagccgaggactcgatggaggtcaaacaggatgaggtcttggataaatgaggagacgaaagggaggatcgtcggtgaagacgagggagtgaagtatgatgacaggaggcggaagtatactggcagtagatggaagtatgaagatgacagaggaggtacagacagtagatgtctgactctggacgagaagagaagaagacgaggaaacggagggtggagacagtaa